The Haloarchaeobius amylolyticus genome window below encodes:
- a CDS encoding DUF7289 family protein — protein sequence MTHRDERGQSAILAVVLLVGIVAIGSVSIVVLGGVALQESKDDAEDQRIEQVFVQLDEGVDSVALGGGATRQVDFDIRTKEGAVFRKNTGRIVVSANGTEIANESFGSIEYRRDGSVYAYQAGGVWRGTGGDASMVASPQFHYRDGTLNLPIPTVSGEQQLSSGVVEISKNQTMAPVNNVGYVEGELVTVEIQSKYYNGWAQYLRDRTNNVAVSVDDANETVLVKLGRPMADTNFTQGVYATGGADGDVTVDNGSPQINGPVRAEGNISTGGSGNITGTTQQNVESDLSEIDMVIETKVDTAKNSSSITTVDPATTELKDGKTYFADSDVVADSQSIDVDLGNGDVTLILNGSLYLEKEDLNINNETGNASFKVYMTGDYGMKKSVAGEEDEPERLQIYGTSETTVYITGGSNTEFYGTIYAPRDEPALDSNEANPVYDRYKNADTCDGWDVCIIQGGSEIHGAIVGGPTKLGQSTEMTYDSSLSTLDPDLQLEDGLFPPPITFLHVSVHEVELEDGEDDNERIVVADHAGAAVAH from the coding sequence GTGACACACCGGGACGAGCGAGGGCAGTCCGCCATCCTCGCCGTCGTCCTCCTCGTGGGCATCGTCGCCATCGGCTCGGTGTCCATCGTCGTCCTCGGTGGTGTCGCCCTGCAGGAATCGAAAGACGATGCCGAGGACCAGCGCATCGAGCAGGTGTTCGTCCAGCTCGACGAGGGCGTCGACTCCGTCGCCCTCGGTGGGGGTGCGACCCGGCAGGTGGACTTCGACATCAGAACGAAAGAGGGCGCCGTCTTCCGGAAGAACACCGGCCGCATCGTCGTCTCCGCCAACGGGACAGAGATAGCGAACGAGTCCTTCGGCTCGATAGAGTACAGGCGGGACGGCAGCGTCTACGCCTACCAGGCTGGCGGCGTCTGGCGTGGCACCGGTGGCGACGCCAGCATGGTCGCCTCGCCGCAGTTCCACTACCGCGACGGCACGCTGAACCTGCCAATTCCGACGGTCAGTGGCGAACAACAGCTCTCCTCCGGCGTCGTCGAGATATCCAAGAACCAGACGATGGCCCCGGTGAACAACGTGGGCTACGTCGAGGGCGAGCTCGTGACCGTCGAGATCCAGAGCAAGTACTACAACGGCTGGGCCCAGTACCTCCGGGACCGCACCAACAACGTCGCCGTCTCGGTCGACGACGCGAACGAGACGGTGCTGGTCAAGCTCGGGCGGCCGATGGCGGACACCAACTTCACCCAGGGGGTGTACGCGACCGGCGGTGCCGATGGGGATGTGACCGTCGACAACGGCAGCCCACAGATAAACGGGCCGGTCCGGGCGGAAGGGAACATCTCCACGGGGGGAAGTGGGAACATCACCGGGACGACGCAACAGAACGTCGAGTCGGACCTCTCGGAGATCGACATGGTGATCGAGACGAAGGTCGACACGGCGAAGAACAGTAGCTCCATCACGACAGTCGACCCGGCGACGACCGAACTGAAGGACGGAAAGACCTACTTCGCGGATTCGGACGTCGTCGCTGACAGTCAGTCCATCGACGTCGACCTCGGGAACGGTGACGTGACGCTTATCCTGAACGGAAGTCTCTACCTCGAAAAGGAGGACCTGAACATCAACAACGAGACGGGCAACGCCTCGTTCAAGGTCTACATGACTGGCGACTACGGGATGAAAAAGAGCGTGGCCGGCGAGGAGGACGAGCCGGAACGCCTGCAGATATACGGGACCTCCGAGACCACCGTCTACATCACCGGCGGGTCGAACACGGAGTTCTACGGGACCATCTACGCACCCCGCGACGAGCCGGCACTCGACTCGAACGAGGCGAATCCTGTCTACGACCGCTACAAGAATGCCGACACCTGCGATGGCTGGGACGTCTGCATCATCCAGGGTGGCTCTGAGATCCACGGCGCCATCGTCGGCGGCCCGACCAAACTCGGCCAGAGCACCGAGATGACCTACGACTCCAGCCTCTCGACGCTCGACCCGGACCTCCAGCTCGAAGACGGCCTGTTCCCGCCGCCGATCACGTTCCTCCACGTCTCGGTCCACGAGGTGGAACTGGAGGACGGTGAGGACGATAACGAACGCATCGTCGTCGCCGACCACGCTGGCGCGGCGGTGGCGCACTGA
- a CDS encoding enoyl-CoA hydratase/isomerase family protein: MGEDATDAESDGADAVAAAEECDLVDVTVGDHAEGVGTVVLNRPDSRNALNAQLRRELKSVLDAVEADSAIRVVVLTGSDESSSFVAGADVTELRERDAIEQRDASKRPRVYEYVDDLEKPVIARINGHCLGGGSELALGCDVRIAQEGSKLGQPEINLGIMPGGGATQRLPRLVGEGQAMRLILSGELIDAAEANDIGLVDEVYPEEDLDERVYDLAGQMAAKSPLALEIAKKAVKAGSRMGLEEGIEYEAELFALLFANEDKNEGIDAFFEDREPEWQPR; this comes from the coding sequence ATGGGTGAGGACGCGACCGACGCGGAGTCGGACGGTGCCGACGCCGTCGCGGCCGCCGAGGAGTGCGACCTCGTGGACGTCACGGTCGGTGACCACGCCGAGGGCGTCGGGACCGTCGTCCTGAACCGGCCGGACTCCCGGAACGCGCTGAACGCCCAGCTCCGGCGCGAACTCAAGTCGGTGCTCGACGCGGTCGAGGCCGACTCCGCCATCCGCGTGGTCGTCCTCACCGGTTCCGACGAGTCGAGTTCGTTCGTCGCGGGCGCGGACGTGACGGAACTGCGCGAGCGCGACGCCATCGAACAGCGCGACGCCTCCAAGCGCCCCCGCGTGTACGAGTACGTCGACGACCTGGAGAAACCGGTCATCGCCCGCATCAACGGGCACTGCCTCGGCGGCGGCTCCGAACTCGCGCTCGGCTGTGACGTGCGCATCGCACAGGAAGGCTCGAAGCTCGGCCAGCCCGAGATCAACCTCGGTATCATGCCCGGCGGTGGCGCGACCCAGCGCCTCCCCCGCCTCGTCGGCGAGGGTCAGGCCATGCGGCTCATCCTCTCTGGCGAACTCATCGACGCCGCGGAGGCCAACGACATCGGGCTCGTCGACGAGGTCTACCCCGAGGAGGACCTTGACGAGCGCGTCTACGACCTCGCCGGCCAGATGGCCGCGAAGTCCCCGCTCGCACTCGAGATCGCCAAGAAGGCCGTCAAGGCGGGCTCGCGGATGGGCCTCGAAGAGGGTATCGAGTACGAGGCCGAACTCTTCGCGCTGCTGTTCGCCAACGAGGACAAGAACGAGGGCATCGACGCGTTCTTCGAGGACAGAGAGCCCGAGTGGCAACCGCGCTGA
- a CDS encoding 3-hydroxyacyl-CoA dehydrogenase family protein, whose translation MKVCVLGAGTMGHGITQVCAMAGHSVTMRDIEQEYVENGIEGIRKNLQGGVDRGKVTEAEMEETLDRIDTAVDLDEAVPGADIVVEAVPEKMDLKKQTFEDVEALAGDDTVIASNTSSLSVTEIASALDHDQRAVGLHFFNPVHIMQLVEIVVPEQASEDTVEFAQEFVSGIDREPVTVRDSAGFASSRLGVSLGVEAIRMLEEGVASPQDIDTAMELGYNHPMGPIELGDVVGLDVRLDILEYLREELGERFRPPQLLKQKVRAGKLGKKTGEGFYVWEDGEIVGTSGDWGDD comes from the coding sequence ATGAAAGTCTGTGTACTCGGAGCAGGCACGATGGGGCACGGAATCACACAGGTCTGCGCCATGGCCGGCCACTCCGTCACGATGCGCGACATCGAACAGGAGTACGTCGAGAACGGGATAGAGGGCATCCGCAAGAACCTCCAGGGCGGGGTCGACCGCGGCAAGGTCACCGAAGCCGAGATGGAGGAGACGCTCGACCGCATCGATACCGCGGTCGACCTCGACGAGGCGGTCCCGGGCGCGGACATCGTCGTCGAGGCGGTCCCGGAGAAGATGGACCTGAAGAAGCAGACCTTCGAGGACGTGGAGGCACTCGCGGGCGACGACACCGTCATCGCCTCGAACACCTCCTCGCTCTCGGTCACGGAGATCGCCAGCGCGCTCGACCACGACCAGCGCGCCGTCGGACTGCACTTCTTCAACCCGGTCCACATCATGCAACTGGTCGAGATCGTCGTGCCGGAACAGGCCAGCGAGGACACCGTCGAATTCGCCCAGGAGTTCGTCTCCGGTATCGACCGCGAACCCGTGACGGTCCGGGACTCCGCCGGCTTCGCGTCCTCGCGTCTCGGCGTCTCCCTCGGCGTGGAGGCCATCCGGATGCTGGAGGAGGGCGTCGCCTCCCCGCAGGACATCGACACCGCGATGGAACTCGGGTACAACCACCCGATGGGCCCCATCGAGCTGGGTGACGTGGTCGGGCTCGACGTGCGTCTCGACATCCTCGAGTACCTGCGCGAAGAGCTGGGCGAGCGCTTCCGCCCGCCGCAACTGCTCAAGCAGAAGGTTCGCGCCGGCAAGCTCGGCAAGAAGACCGGCGAGGGCTTCTACGTCTGGGAGGACGGCGAGATCGTCGGCACGAGCGGCGACTGGGGTGACGACTGA